In the genome of Drosophila yakuba strain Tai18E2 chromosome 3R, Prin_Dyak_Tai18E2_2.1, whole genome shotgun sequence, one region contains:
- the LOC6536919 gene encoding cilia- and flagella-associated protein 299 translates to MTDFSIAKFNNYQEYLHSFTTVEDFRYLPFHKTVITLTKLGYREHRSFYEEDEFLNVKKQVEQLLNPTVSAQIYYSQYFKGTDPALWALAEREHGNVQQEISTIIFLEISGRSGFSKSGYIDFEASLRNYRFKGPNAVDWRAVFEERKLLKPQPSDIVFYDWKTRKIFSNDNDNYTVVAHPEHGLMFAHKGDHKNIPVTTKKNPFSSNVRRSMIKSNIYGFIILYDHHVRKKT, encoded by the exons ATGACGGACTTCAGCATTGCCAAGTTTAACAACTACCAGGAGTATCTGCATTCCTTTACGACCGTCGAGGACTTTCGGTACTTGCCTTTCCACAAAACAGTCATCACTCTCACAAAACTCGGCTATCGGGAGCACCGCTCTTTCTACGAAGAGGACGAATTCCTGAACGTGAAGAAACAGGTGGAGCAGCTCTTGAACCCAACGGTTTCAGCTCAGATATACTATAGTCAGTACTTCAAAGGAACCGACCCAGCACTTTGGGCTTTGGCCGAACGTGAACATGGCAATGTCCAGCAGGAGATATCG ACCATTATCTTTCTGGAAATCAGCGGACGAAGTGGGTTCTCCAAGTCCGGCTACATTGACTTCGAGGCCAGTCTGCGTAACTACCGGTTCAAGGGACCAAATGCAGTCGACTGGAGGGCGGTTTTCGAGGAGCGGAAGTTGTTGAAGCCCCAGCCGAGTGATATAGTCTTCTACGACTGGAAGACCAGGAAGATATTTTCGAATGACAACGACAATTATACGGTGGTTGCTCATCCCGAACATGGTCTTATGTTTGCTCACAAGGGTGATCACAAGAACATACCCGTTACCACCAAGAAGaaccccttttccagcaaCGTTAGGCGCTCTATGATCAAGTCGAATATATATGGTTTCATTATACTGTACGACCACCACGTTCGTAAGAAGACTTAA
- the LOC6536920 gene encoding uncharacterized protein LOC6536920: protein MSLKELNLTKKQMLKLQQILAEEIKDESQQDQRDLSKERNIAKALDNVQVYVEAGKPEAFVQLDKPLLHKFEITPNGVATGSSESNMFKRADAKEIDRWKSDNVMKLDCISDEDREQLGQIQTDEITGETYMLVPMDINILIDEADITPDASTKRISEQEAYQKAKAGHTLYMTHQNKGHGLDQNPQAKQTSPAPPENQANYDYHVHTFEVPRLSFPFELKFEPDEEKLEGDKVVKPGEVQGNPDHDANLVSSMHQDVQKK from the coding sequence ATGAGTCTAAAGGAACTTAATCTGACGAAGAAGCAGATGCTAAAGCTTCAGCAGATACTGGCAGAGGAAATAAAGGACGAAAGCCAACAGGATCAGAGGGATCTATCGAAAGAAAGGAACATAGCCAAGGCCCTGGATAATGTGCAAGTCTATGTCGAGGCTGGTAAGCCAGAGGCTTTTGTCCAGCTAGATAAACCGCTTTTGCACAAATTTGAGATCACACCCAATGGAGTGGCCACTGGATCTTCAGAATCGAATATGTTCAAACGGGCAGACGCCAAGGAAATTGATCGCTGGAAATCGGACAATGTGATGAAGTTGGATTGCATTTCAGACGAGGACCGCGAGCAATTAGGGCAGATTCAAACCGACGAAATTACTGGCGAAACATACATGCTCGTGCCCATGGATATAAACATACTCATCGACGAGGCCGACATAACTCCTGATGCTTCCACAAAGCGTATCTCTGAACAGGAGGCCTACCAGAAGGCGAAAGCTGGACACACTCTCTATATGACCCACCAAAACAAGGGACATGGCCTGGATCAGAATCCTCAAGCTAAACAGACTAGCCCGGCTCCGCCAGAAAATCAGGCCAACTACGACTACCACGTGCACACTTTTGAGGTGCCCCGATTGAGTTTTCCCTTTGAACTCAAGTTCGAACCTGATGAGGAGAAATTGGAGGGTGACAAAGTGGTTAAACCAGGCGAAGTCCAGGGAAATCCTGATCACGACGCAAATTTAGTATCATCTATGCATCAGGACGTCCAAAAGAAGTAA
- the LOC6536922 gene encoding uncharacterized protein LOC6536922, whose amino-acid sequence MFLSRKEIVSLLLFLTAIISVLNASVFGNVLPLHVSYEQLAQQVVCVGTAYICLIYALSTWLYHSNYSRTRLHMRLVLLAMLLIMILFNCCSTYYFLKGVSFSKLGDSMELVFLFSSFAVASKSVSLSMSAICVALLIVIMVILIVTIIQTQRRHRRDRERNLESQK is encoded by the exons ATGTTTCTCTCCCGCAAGGAAATCGTATCGTTATTGCTGTTCCTCACGGCG ATCATTTCCGTGCTGAACGCGTCGGTGTTTGGGAACGTCCTGCCCCTCCACGTCAGTTATGAGCAGTTGGCCCAGCAGGTGGTCTGCGTGGGAACCGCCTACATTTGCCTGATTTACGCCCTGAGCACCTGGCTGTACCACTCGAATTATTCCAGGACCCGTCTGCACATGCGATTGGTG CTGTTGGCCATGCTTTTGATTATGATACTGTTCAACTGCTGTTCTACCTATTATTTCCTAAAGGGCGTTTCCTTTTCAAAACTGGGAGATTCCATGGAGCTGGTTTTCCTCTTCAGCAGCTTTGCAGTGGCCTCCAAATCGGTCAGCTTGAGCATGTCGGCCATCTGCGTGGCGCTTCTGATCGTGATAATGGTGATACTCATTGTGACCATCATCCAGACCCAGAGGAGACATCGACGGGACAGGGAGCGAAACCTTGA